The following proteins come from a genomic window of Paucimonas lemoignei:
- a CDS encoding glutathione S-transferase gives MSAPTMTLYTNPASPFARKVLILLHETGQLDRVALQQTALTPVNPAAELIDDNPAGKIPALRLADGNVIHDSRVILDYLDHQHVGIPLIPRDGSARWRRLTLASLADALLDAALLIRYEQALRPQEKHWDVWLDNQQEKIERSLGYFEQEAITELSSAFDVASISVAAALGYIDFRQPDLAWRNRYPRLANWYFEVSSRPSMQATQPSV, from the coding sequence ATGTCCGCGCCTACCATGACGTTGTACACCAACCCAGCTTCGCCTTTCGCTCGCAAGGTACTCATCCTGCTGCACGAAACCGGGCAACTGGACAGAGTCGCGCTGCAACAGACCGCGTTGACGCCCGTCAATCCGGCAGCCGAGCTCATCGACGACAATCCTGCAGGCAAGATCCCTGCCTTGCGCCTGGCTGATGGCAATGTCATCCACGACAGCCGGGTGATCCTCGACTACCTCGACCACCAGCACGTGGGCATCCCCCTGATCCCACGCGACGGTTCGGCCCGCTGGCGGCGCCTGACCCTGGCCTCGCTGGCCGATGCCTTGCTGGATGCTGCGTTGCTGATTCGCTATGAACAGGCGCTGCGACCGCAGGAAAAGCACTGGGATGTATGGCTGGATAACCAGCAGGAAAAGATCGAGCGCTCGCTCGGTTATTTTGAGCAGGAGGCGATCACCGAACTCAGCTCGGCGTTTGATGTGGCATCCATCAGCGTTGCCGCAGCCCTGGGCTATATCGATTTCCGCCAGCCAGATCTCGCCTGGCGCAACCGCTACCCGCGCCTGGCGAACTGGTACTTCGAAGTCAGCAGCCGCCCATCGATGCAGGCGACCCAGCCTTCGGTTTGA
- a CDS encoding PepSY-associated TM helix — MKSQTVRRWSFIHTWTSLICTVFLLMLAVTGLPLIFIHEIDHALGNSPDFKEMPANTPHLNLQQLVEAAEAHRPGEVMQYFGWEDDEPNGVWAIMAKTAGTDPNDSHSFMLDSRTGQAFETPSANGGFMMVMLRLHVDMYAGLPGKLLLAFMGLMFVLAIISGTVLYAPFMRKLKFATVRADKSRRMRWLDLHNLIGVVTLTWALVVGVTGVISACADLLIAAWRNDSLAAMIAPYQDAPPLTLRAPATRLVEIAESAAPGMKTDFIAFPGTRFSSEHHYAVFLKGNTHLTAHLITPVLIDAKTLDLTAVVERPWYMDALGMSQPLHFGDYGGMPMKILWAALDVLTIIVLGSGLYLWWVRRRAARPVGDVQAEVAR, encoded by the coding sequence ATGAAAAGCCAAACCGTACGCCGCTGGTCTTTTATCCATACCTGGACCAGCCTGATTTGCACCGTATTTCTGCTGATGCTGGCCGTGACCGGCCTGCCGTTGATCTTCATTCATGAAATCGACCATGCGCTCGGCAACTCCCCTGACTTCAAGGAAATGCCCGCCAATACGCCGCATTTGAACCTGCAGCAATTGGTGGAGGCCGCCGAGGCTCATCGCCCTGGCGAGGTCATGCAGTATTTCGGTTGGGAAGACGATGAGCCCAATGGCGTCTGGGCGATCATGGCGAAAACGGCGGGCACCGATCCCAACGATTCCCACTCCTTCATGCTCGATTCCCGGACCGGCCAGGCCTTTGAAACGCCGTCTGCCAATGGCGGCTTCATGATGGTCATGCTGCGCCTGCACGTGGACATGTACGCCGGCCTGCCTGGTAAATTGCTGCTGGCGTTCATGGGTTTGATGTTCGTGCTGGCGATTATTTCCGGAACGGTGCTGTATGCGCCGTTCATGCGCAAACTCAAATTTGCCACTGTGCGCGCTGATAAATCCCGGCGCATGCGTTGGCTCGATCTGCATAACCTGATCGGTGTGGTGACCCTGACCTGGGCGCTGGTGGTGGGAGTCACTGGTGTGATCAGCGCCTGCGCCGACCTGCTGATCGCCGCGTGGCGCAATGACAGCCTCGCCGCCATGATCGCGCCTTATCAGGATGCGCCACCTCTGACCTTGCGCGCGCCTGCTACGCGGCTGGTGGAGATTGCCGAGTCCGCAGCGCCGGGCATGAAGACCGACTTCATTGCTTTCCCCGGCACGCGCTTTTCCAGTGAGCACCACTACGCCGTGTTCCTCAAAGGCAATACGCATCTGACCGCGCACTTGATCACGCCGGTGCTGATCGACGCCAAAACCCTTGATCTGACAGCCGTGGTCGAGCGGCCCTGGTACATGGATGCGCTGGGTATGTCGCAACCGCTGCACTTTGGCGATTACGGCGGCATGCCGATGAAAATCCTGTGGGCGGCGCTGGATGTGCTGACCATCATCGTTCTGGGCAGCGGTTTGTATTTATGGTGGGTGCGCAGACGGGCAGCGCGGCCGGTTGGTGATGTGCAGGCGGAGGTTGCGCGGTGA
- the ilvD_4 gene encoding dihydroxy-acid dehydratase, whose protein sequence is MPDYRSKTSTHGRNMAGARALWRATGMKDADFKKPIIAVANSFTQFVPGHVHLKDMGQLVAREIERAGGVAKEFNTIAVDDGIAMGHDGMLYSLPSREIIADSVEYMVNAHCADAIVCISNCDKITPGMLMAALRLNIPVIFVSGGPMEAGKTKLAAHGLDLVDAMVIAADDTASDEKVAEYERSACPTCGSCSGMFTANSMNCLTEALGLALPGNGSALATHSDREQLFLQAGRTIVDLCRQYYIENNEAVLPRNIANFKAFENAMTLDIAMGGSTNTILHLLAAAQEAEIDFDLRDIDRLSREVPQLCKVAPNIQKYHMEDVHRAGGIFSILGELARGGLLHTDLPTVHSATMAEGIAKWDITQTDDEAVHTFFRAGPAGIPTQTAFSQSTRWETLDDDRENGCIRSVEHAYSQQGGLAVLYGNIALDGCVVKTAGVDESIHVFEGNAKIFESQDSAVRGILADEVKAGDIVIIRYEGPKGGPGMQEMLYPTSYLKSKGLGKDCALLTDGRFSGGTSGLSIGHASPEAAAGGAIGLVRDGDKVLIDIPNRSINLMIDDAEMAERRAEQDKKGWKPVESRPRKVTTALKAYALLATSADKGAVRDKALLDKLVP, encoded by the coding sequence ATGCCTGATTACCGCTCGAAAACGTCCACCCACGGTCGCAACATGGCCGGCGCTCGTGCCTTGTGGCGCGCCACCGGGATGAAGGACGCAGACTTCAAAAAACCCATTATTGCCGTTGCCAACTCGTTCACCCAGTTCGTACCGGGCCACGTGCACCTCAAGGACATGGGCCAACTGGTTGCCCGTGAAATCGAGCGTGCCGGGGGCGTCGCGAAAGAATTCAACACCATCGCCGTGGACGACGGCATCGCCATGGGTCACGACGGCATGCTCTATTCCCTGCCGAGCCGCGAGATTATCGCCGACTCCGTGGAATACATGGTCAACGCTCACTGCGCCGACGCCATCGTCTGCATCTCCAACTGCGACAAGATCACCCCTGGCATGCTCATGGCCGCATTGCGCCTGAACATCCCGGTGATTTTCGTTTCTGGCGGCCCGATGGAAGCGGGCAAGACCAAACTGGCTGCTCACGGCCTGGATCTGGTCGATGCGATGGTGATCGCTGCTGACGATACCGCCAGCGACGAGAAGGTTGCCGAGTACGAGCGCAGCGCTTGCCCAACGTGCGGTTCGTGCTCCGGCATGTTCACCGCCAACTCGATGAACTGCCTGACTGAAGCGCTGGGTCTGGCATTGCCGGGCAACGGTTCGGCACTGGCGACCCACAGCGACCGCGAGCAGCTGTTCCTGCAGGCTGGCCGCACCATCGTCGATCTTTGCCGCCAGTACTACATCGAAAATAACGAAGCCGTACTGCCGCGCAACATTGCCAACTTCAAGGCCTTCGAAAACGCCATGACGCTGGACATCGCCATGGGCGGTTCGACCAACACCATCCTGCACTTGCTGGCCGCGGCTCAAGAAGCCGAAATCGATTTCGACCTGCGCGACATCGATCGCCTGTCCCGTGAAGTGCCGCAGCTGTGCAAAGTCGCGCCGAACATCCAGAAGTACCACATGGAAGACGTACACCGTGCGGGCGGGATCTTCAGCATCCTCGGCGAACTGGCGCGCGGCGGTCTGCTGCACACTGACCTGCCGACCGTACACAGCGCGACCATGGCTGAAGGCATCGCCAAATGGGACATCACCCAGACTGACGACGAAGCCGTTCATACGTTCTTCCGCGCAGGCCCGGCGGGCATTCCGACGCAAACTGCGTTCAGCCAGTCGACCCGCTGGGAAACCCTGGATGATGACCGTGAAAACGGCTGCATCCGCAGTGTCGAGCACGCTTACTCGCAACAAGGCGGCCTCGCCGTGTTGTACGGCAACATCGCGCTGGACGGCTGTGTGGTGAAAACCGCAGGCGTTGACGAGTCGATCCACGTATTCGAAGGCAACGCGAAGATCTTCGAAAGCCAGGACAGCGCCGTACGCGGCATCCTCGCTGACGAAGTCAAAGCGGGCGACATCGTGATCATCCGTTACGAAGGCCCGAAAGGCGGCCCGGGCATGCAGGAAATGCTTTACCCGACTTCGTACCTGAAATCCAAAGGTCTGGGCAAAGACTGCGCGCTGCTGACTGACGGCCGCTTCTCCGGCGGCACGTCGGGCCTGTCCATCGGCCACGCTTCACCTGAAGCTGCTGCTGGCGGGGCGATTGGCCTGGTGCGCGACGGCGACAAAGTGTTGATCGACATCCCGAATCGCTCGATCAACCTGATGATCGACGACGCGGAAATGGCAGAGCGCCGTGCCGAGCAAGACAAGAAAGGCTGGAAGCCGGTGGAATCCCGTCCACGTAAAGTGACCACCGCCCTGAAAGCCTACGCCCTGCTGGCCACCAGCGCCGACAAAGGCGCCGTGCGAGACAAGGCGTTGCTGGACAAGCTGGTGCCTTAA
- the pchP gene encoding phosphorylcholine phosphatase, with protein MKFASGLLAAALCLGLAGQANAATELKHWPEPAAKALDAMIAANANKGNYAVFDMDNTSYRFDLEESLLPYMENKGLITREKLDPSLKLMPFKDTAEHKESLFSYYYRLCEVDDMVCYPWVAQVFSGFTLKELKGYVDELMASGKPVPATYFDGDVVKKLDVEPPRIFTGQKELFNKLMENGIEVYVMTAASEELVRMVAADPKYGYNVKPQNVIGVSMLLKDPKTGELTTARKQITAGKYDEKANLGLELTPYLWTPATWMAGKQAAILTYIDQWKKPVLVAGDTPTSDGYMLFHGVDVSKGGVHLWINRKDKYMTQLNGMMKSNAEAQAKEGLPVTADKNWVIVKPDEIQ; from the coding sequence ATGAAGTTCGCGTCGGGATTGCTTGCCGCTGCACTCTGCCTCGGTTTGGCCGGTCAGGCTAATGCGGCCACTGAGTTGAAACACTGGCCTGAGCCTGCCGCCAAGGCGCTCGATGCCATGATTGCCGCCAATGCCAACAAGGGCAATTACGCGGTGTTCGACATGGACAACACCAGCTACCGCTTCGACCTCGAAGAGTCACTGTTGCCGTACATGGAAAACAAAGGCCTGATCACTCGCGAAAAGCTTGATCCCTCGTTGAAGCTGATGCCGTTCAAAGACACGGCCGAGCACAAGGAAAGCCTGTTCAGTTACTACTATCGCCTGTGTGAAGTCGACGACATGGTCTGCTACCCGTGGGTCGCGCAAGTGTTCTCCGGGTTCACCCTCAAGGAGCTCAAGGGTTACGTCGATGAGCTGATGGCATCGGGCAAACCGGTCCCGGCGACCTACTTCGACGGCGATGTCGTCAAGAAGCTCGATGTCGAGCCGCCTCGGATTTTCACTGGCCAGAAAGAGCTGTTCAACAAGCTCATGGAAAATGGCATTGAGGTCTACGTCATGACCGCTGCCTCCGAAGAGCTGGTGCGCATGGTCGCGGCTGATCCGAAGTACGGTTACAACGTCAAGCCGCAAAACGTGATTGGCGTCAGCATGCTGCTCAAAGACCCGAAAACCGGCGAGCTGACCACGGCGCGTAAACAGATCACCGCTGGCAAATATGACGAGAAGGCCAACCTCGGCCTGGAGCTGACACCTTACCTGTGGACCCCAGCGACCTGGATGGCTGGCAAGCAGGCGGCGATCCTGACCTACATCGACCAGTGGAAAAAACCGGTTCTGGTGGCAGGCGATACCCCGACCAGCGACGGCTACATGCTGTTCCACGGGGTGGACGTCAGCAAAGGCGGCGTGCATCTGTGGATCAACCGCAAAGACAAATACATGACCCAGCTGAACGGTATGATGAAAAGCAACGCCGAAGCCCAGGCCAAAGAAGGCTTGCCAGTGACGGCGGACAAGAACTGGGTGATCGTCAAGCCGGATGAGATTCAGTAA
- the dhfrIII gene encoding dihydrofolate reductase — protein MKKQLPLSLIAALGENRVIGVDNSMPWHLPGDFKYFKATTLGKPIIMGRKTWDSLGRPLPGRLNLVVTRQADLQLEGAEVFTSLEAAVVRAEEWALEQGVSEVMLIGGAQLYAQGLAQADRLYLTRVALNPEGDAWFPEFDQAEWSLVSEVANPAVDDKPAYTFEVWERR, from the coding sequence ATGAAAAAACAACTTCCGCTGAGCCTGATTGCTGCCCTGGGTGAAAACCGGGTGATTGGCGTCGACAATTCCATGCCCTGGCACTTGCCGGGGGATTTCAAATATTTCAAGGCCACGACCCTTGGCAAGCCCATCATCATGGGCCGCAAGACCTGGGACTCGTTGGGTCGGCCATTGCCAGGGCGCTTGAACCTGGTGGTTACTCGCCAGGCGGACCTGCAGCTTGAGGGCGCTGAGGTGTTCACGTCGCTGGAGGCTGCTGTCGTACGCGCTGAAGAATGGGCGCTGGAGCAGGGCGTGTCCGAGGTCATGCTGATCGGTGGCGCGCAGTTATATGCACAGGGGCTGGCTCAGGCTGATCGCTTGTACCTGACGCGGGTGGCGCTCAATCCCGAGGGTGATGCATGGTTCCCGGAGTTTGATCAGGCCGAGTGGTCGCTGGTGTCCGAGGTGGCGAACCCGGCGGTGGATGATAAGCCTGCGTACACCTTCGAAGTGTGGGAACGCAGGTAA
- a CDS encoding membrane protein, translating into MTALTPLDTLWLTEAVRLREEQAGPLEDLEANRRATASAGDLPSRIKTRALWLAERDGMLTALRHWKQGARLALIALAIFSVISGAGLAFAALGDGQAPVNVFWALGSLLGLNLILLCSWALSFSVSGQSTASLGRIWLWLSEKLARDAQAAQIAPALLVLLQRQRLNRWALGALIHSMWLLALVSALVLLLMLMATRRYGFVWETTILGSDTFVTLTQNLGIVPGLIGFSVPSETMIRASGDSALLIESGRQAWAAWLVGVLLIYGIVPRLLLALLCLWRWRSGRDALRLDLTLPGYSQLRERLMPSSERLGVSDTAPEHLHHVHANSGALDSNGALLVAIELDDEQPWPPQLPPTVVDAGILDSRESRLKLLDQLTRFPPARLLIACDPRRSPDRGSLALIAELMRCAGATRVWLLPAPTGQSLDAARVSDWRTALQQLELPHSEQPPLTWLESGNE; encoded by the coding sequence GTGACTGCTCTGACTCCCCTCGACACCCTCTGGCTGACCGAAGCCGTGCGTCTGCGCGAAGAACAGGCTGGCCCACTGGAAGACCTTGAAGCCAATCGCCGCGCCACTGCAAGTGCGGGCGATTTGCCGAGCCGTATCAAAACCCGCGCACTGTGGCTGGCTGAACGCGATGGCATGCTGACCGCTTTGCGCCACTGGAAACAAGGCGCGCGCCTGGCCTTGATAGCCTTGGCGATTTTTTCCGTGATCAGCGGCGCAGGCCTTGCGTTTGCGGCGCTGGGCGATGGTCAGGCGCCAGTCAACGTGTTCTGGGCGCTGGGTAGCCTGCTGGGTCTGAACCTGATTTTGCTGTGCAGCTGGGCATTGAGCTTCAGCGTTTCCGGGCAGAGCACCGCGAGCCTTGGACGCATCTGGCTGTGGCTCAGCGAAAAACTCGCCCGCGACGCCCAGGCCGCGCAAATTGCCCCGGCGCTGTTGGTCTTGTTACAGCGCCAGCGCCTGAATCGTTGGGCGCTGGGTGCGCTGATTCATAGCATGTGGCTGCTGGCACTGGTCAGCGCGCTGGTGCTGTTATTGATGCTGATGGCTACCCGGCGTTACGGCTTTGTCTGGGAAACCACGATTCTGGGCAGCGATACCTTCGTCACCCTCACGCAGAATCTGGGGATAGTGCCAGGCCTGATCGGTTTCAGTGTGCCCAGCGAAACCATGATCCGCGCCAGCGGCGACAGCGCATTGCTCATCGAAAGCGGTCGTCAGGCCTGGGCCGCCTGGCTGGTGGGCGTGCTGCTGATCTACGGCATCGTGCCGCGCCTGCTGCTCGCCCTGCTCTGCCTGTGGCGCTGGCGCAGTGGCCGAGATGCATTGCGCCTCGACCTGACCCTGCCCGGTTACAGCCAGCTTCGTGAACGGCTGATGCCCAGCAGCGAGCGGCTGGGGGTCAGCGATACGGCGCCCGAGCACCTGCATCACGTGCACGCCAACTCTGGCGCGCTGGACAGTAATGGCGCCTTGCTGGTGGCCATCGAACTGGACGACGAGCAGCCATGGCCCCCGCAATTGCCGCCCACGGTGGTCGACGCAGGAATACTCGACAGCCGCGAGTCGCGACTCAAGTTGCTGGACCAACTGACCCGCTTCCCGCCTGCCCGGCTGCTGATTGCCTGCGATCCGCGACGCTCGCCGGACCGTGGCAGCCTCGCGTTGATTGCCGAGCTGATGCGCTGCGCGGGTGCGACCCGGGTCTGGTTACTGCCTGCGCCCACCGGGCAAAGCCTGGACGCAGCGCGCGTCAGCGACTGGCGCACCGCGCTGCAGCAGCTTGAATTGCCCCACAGCGAACAACCGCCATTGACCTGGCTGGAGAGCGGCAATGAGTGA